tatcgctcgatgcgagatgttataATCTATTTATCATAAATACAAGCATATATACACAATATGGAGAATATTGCTGATGGGAATCAGGACTGCACCATTGTCTTGTATTCCTGGTTTCTTACAGATTCCAAGTCTGACTTTTGCAGCTGTACTTGCAGGTGGTTCTTGATTTGGATGAAACTCTAGTTTGTGCTTACGAAACATCTAGTTTACCTGCCATAGTTCACCATCAAGCTACAGAAGCTGGATTGAAATGGTTTGAGCTGGATTGCCTATCTTCGGAAAAGGTGCattatatatttctaatttcttaCCCTATGGGTTATCTGGTTAaagttcttctttttcttttgtttaactATTCCATCTAACATTCAAAATATTGGCTTTGAAGGATCGTGAAGGCAAACCCAAGGTGAACCATGTTACAGTGTTTGAACGTCCCGGATTAGGAGAATTTCTAAAACAACTCAGTGAATTTGCAGATCTTGTGTTATTTACTGCTGGTCTTGAAGGTTTCTCCTTGATTGATAATCCCCTTATCAAACAATCCAGTTATCCCTCTctagattctttttttttttcttgaaaattttgttttcttatctCGCCCTCAGGTTATGCCAGACCCCTGGTTGACAGAATAGATTTTGACAATCGTTTTAGTCATAGACTATACCGGCCTTCAACAATTAGCACGTAAGTACTGCTTCTTTTTTTACTGCATTCCCATTCCAGctttgtcttttttcttttcttttcttttctttctttttgggtaGTCTAACCAGAAGGTGAGAACTGATAGCAacagtaaggttgctcctttgtgatcAAAGGTCATGagttcaagttgtggaaacagcCTTGTTACAAAAAATGTAAGGGGAAGGTTGTATACAAATACAAACCTCCCCTAATCCTTGCAAAGGAGGGAGCCTTGTGCATTAGGGATGCcccttttttttgtagtgtaaccAAAGCCtgtcccccccaaaaaaaaaaatctcttgcATTTGTGATGTGTGACCTTAAATCCTCCTTTTATACAATTCTGTGTTGTTGTCttgttctattttccttttgttcACCATCTCAACACTGAATGGACACTTCGGATactgtttatttatttcaatgtCCTTGTAGAATGATTAATCAATgatattgcaaaaaaaaaacgTGTAGACCATGGCTAGTAGACCCAAAAATTGGAATCTTACAATAAacagagaataaaaaaaatggtgcCATTGAGTGGGTTTCAGGCCTGCTTATCTTTCTTTACAAAATAACCAATCTTGGAAACCATGCGACAATAGGTTTCTGTTGGACTCTCtggttttgtctttattttgtttgtttagtGGACTATGTTTGTAAGGAAAGTCATTCCTCATCTCTGCTGAGTATGCTATGCTTAttacaatataaattttaatagcaAAAAATTCGTCTCTTATTCTACTTTTTCCCATGAAAATTTAGCTTGTACCATGGTTGTGAGCAGTTTTTGGTTAATATTTATaaggaaaaagatgaaaaagaaagatcTGATATTAGtggaaaaaattaaagttttttttttttttgttatctgGAGGCCACATCAATATCGACATTATTAAATGGAACTAGGATAAGTAAGAATGAATTAAGACATACATGGAGTATGCATATTCTAAATATTTACTTCATCAGGAGCAAGAAGAACATGAGAGCAATTAAGGACCGATTAAATGGCACATGTGGATTAGCATTACAACTGGACATGTCAATTGATGTTCAAGGGTGCAAGACTGAAAGCTATGTTCAAGCAAAATATAATGGCATATGCCAATCAACCATAGAAAGGAGTGCCAATTGCTGTTCcaggataaaaatgataaacCAATAAATTGATGGAAAATTTAGGACAGAgtgaaaagtaaaataaattatatacagTGGTAGATTTGATATTATCCgcaaatatatatgtgtattagtTCTTCCTTTGTGGTAGGATCAAACAAAGCCTTATTTTGTGAGGATTGCATAAGCAAAAGTAAGTGAAAGCAAAATATCATCAGTTTCTAGAAGGTTTTATCAACATACTACTCATAGAAAGTTGCTCTCAATTGTATTGATTGGTTAACAAGTTCTCCTTGATTAAATTTGGGACTGCAAGTCCTTGGGATTATGTTTCTCTATAGTGATTAGCATCTCATGCATGTGATATCTCATTCTGAGAGATGCTAATTATACTATTGTTTTATGCTTATATTGGTTGTGGTTTAGAAGTGAATTGTAGCTGTAAATACTGTAGCAGACATGGTATCAGATCTGTCATCAGTACAGTAACGGTTATGGTACCATTTGGACATATTGTTGtagtaaattaataatatatattatagaaaTATATGCAACTCGAATAAAAATTCCTATACATTGACATTACAGAAACATAAAAAGCCATTATGAATGGTAAGTAAgaaaatttaagttatattaaaaagacacaaaatctaaatataatatctataaatgtataataaaaaaatttaagttttacCAAATGggtataaaataagaaaaattttaacttCTGCttccaaattaaaattatctGTCAAAATCCAAATACAATGTGGcaataatcatttttttttcctcacaAGATTCCCTTACAAAGATGCCCACAATTCATTTCGAAACCATTATATTTACATCCATAcatgatataatataattatatgtatatatattgtataagtttcattttcaaactattaaattattaatcaccATCTCATCTAAGAGTTTAAGCTGCTAGATAGAGGATTaacttatcattttttttatattattatttactcGTCTCAACACACTCCCTCACATGTGGTCTAGCTCCATGGCAAAACTAGTCTAAACACGtgcaactatttaaatattgggttatTTGTGAGGTTTGAACTTATGATCTTTACTtgttctgataccatgttaaattgttaatcaccattttatctaaaatcttaagCTAGTAGATAAAGGGTTAActtattgttttttatattattatcttttactCTCAACACAAACTATAATGTgagtgtatgtgtgtgtataacaTGTTTACTTGTATAGTGGAGGGATGGGAATGTGCTTCAGCATCCCTCTAACAGGGACAGCATGTGTCGCTGTAAACCTTATAGGGATGAAGCCGGGCACCCCTTTTCTGAGAGATGCCTGCACAGATGCTGGGCTTCCCCTCTTCTGCATCCTCAAAAAGGATAACCTTGATGCTGGCCACTACCAACTGGTATTCCAAATGAAATGGAACATGGAGAGTTTTGTACTGGATTTCTTCCGGAATAATACATACAGGCCAGTACTGAATGTATTTCACAGCTATGAGTGGAATTACAATTATATTGAATCTGGGAACTAATTTTGTTTCATTCCAAGTGCTCATCTGAAAATCATGATAAGAAGTGGCTATGCTAAAATAGGATGATATCATTTTACTGCAAGCTGACCATTTTTTTCCCCATATATTGGTCAGTTCTTGACTTCCTAGAAACATGAACTTACAGCATTTCTTGGAGATACCTTTGTAAAAATAAACCTctttgaaattatatatattacaacgAAATATTTGTAATTATGATAAGGATGAAAACAATTGTAGGTACCACATTTTATTGATCCTTGCTGATGATGAAAGCTACCGCATAAGCCATAGACAAAAGTCTTAAGGTGTTATTTTTGTAATGAATTGAATCTGACAGTAAAAGATACAGTTTGTCACAGGCCAAcaaatactaaagaaaaaaaaaaagtgaaatgagGCACTGCCTTTGGTTCATGAAGGCAAAGATCTCCAATTTTTTGTCTACCTTAGCTTTGTGGTCACAGTAAATCTACAACCTGAAGTACCTTAGGCATTATTTGGTACATAATTCCTAGACTGCCTGAATTATCTCATCAATCTTATTGATGTATGGGGTTGGTCTGTTGTCCCATAGATTTGATAAACATACCTAATTTTATTTGGTTTCAAAATGATGGTGTGCCAATCTAGTAGTGATTGGAAGGACTTGGCTTCTAAATTCTATTCTAACTATTGCTTGGTACAAGCTAAAATTGAGTAAGTGTTATAATGGTGATGTTCTTGACAATACTTTGGGAAATGCCAATGgcttattcaaattgtaaaatGCTAGGGGAGGTGGGCAGGCATGATGCATGAGGGAATCATGTGTAACAAATCTGAAAAATGATACCtagtttgacaatttttaatgaACATACAAGATTTCCAATTTCGGACAGACTTATTATGTGAAACAAGAGTGAAAGCAGATATTTTATGTTTGTAGACTTATTAAGTACGATTTTCTTTTTGACTTGTAATATAAAGAGTAAAGCAAGGAATTTCATTTCAATTCTATTAGAGAAGACAACAGTGTCGCTGATGAgaaatttgaattattgaattttaatcTAATTAGAATTAACATTTAATAGCTTTTATGATACGATTTTAGTagattttgtttgaatttgtAGTTTGGATTTAAATAAGTTTTATGATTGGATTTTATCCTATAATAGTTTTTCTTGATGTAACAAAGATGTAGTTGATTTTGGAATAAAAATTGTTGACTTTGTCACTGAAATCTCTTGCTCTCCCTCCCCTCTCCCTCTCCACTACTTCGCCCTTCCCCaaatcttcttctcttttttcctcCCTTATCTTCCTGCCTCTTCTCCTAATTTCTGCTAGGGTTTTCCTCTGTCCTGCTTCAGTTCCTCTGCTTCTTTGCCTGCCAATTGAGGCTTCTGGTCTCTAAATGCTGGCTCCTGAAGTTTTGGTTCTTTTCAATGTTTGTGCATTTCTTCCTTGCCTCTCCTTGGCAGGCTTTAATGGAGGCATGTGCTCTTTTCAGTTGCTGAAATTCAGAGTCGCAAATGAGCCAAGCCATTCGTGAGTGGCTTAGTGTTCGACTCGATAAAAGCTTGTTTGAGTTCGTTCGTTAAGGTAAATGAGTTGAGTTTGAGCCTAACTTTGAAGCTCAATTTTAAACGAGTCGAGCTTGAATTTAGTAAAATTCGGCTCGTTAAAGCTCTCAATAATATTCGATTAGAGGCTCATTAATACTAAAAAGCTTGATTAGAGGTTCGTAAACATACTCGATTAAAAGTTTGCAAACAATTTGTGAACAAGCTCgcttataatatttataatgttatatatattatttaacataaagttattaaattttaaattattataataatataattaaatggaatatgtttaaaattattatatatatttatttaatcatttaacataatataatatatgcttatataataaagcaaaataGCAAATTAGGTTTAAGCAAGATAACAGGTTCCGACAAGCCTAAGCTCGAGTTTGCCAACAGGTGCTCGAGCTAAGCTTTAAGGCTCAAGCCAAGCTTAAGCTCGAGGCTAGAAATTGGCTCGTGAGCTGATCCTGAGCTCAGCGAAGCTTGGCTCAGCTTGGTTTGATTGCATCCATTCTTACGATTGCAAGCTTCTTGTTATTTCTCCAGATTTGGTTCTAGCTTGAAAAGTTAATTGAAATGAGTTATATCTTTCTACAAATTTGTTTTATGGAATGATAATATGCTATGGTACGTAGCCTGTCTAGTATCTGTCTTCCATAATACATTTGAATAAAGAGAAAGAACAGCTACTCTAATTGAGCATGCCCCGAGCTAGCATATATGAAATTCAACTTACTAGATTTCTGCAAATAGACTGACCGTGTATGTTAGACTTCAGGCATACTTGGTCCAGAACTGGTGAGGGTGGTGGTGTGGTTTTATGCTATGTGTTATGCTAAAACATCAGGTTAGTCTGGTAACTGAAGAAAATTGAGATCTGTGAGTAGATGGGGACAACCAATATAACCTACAAGTGGTATGCagtgctttttcttttttcctgttGAAATGCTTTCTCAATGAATTAGTATTGGTCGGACTGTTTTGACTTCTCAAATGTACATATGGTTCAAGATTAAGTTGTTTGGCCTGGTTGTAAATCACAGGGAATACCGCGAACATGTGAAAGATCTATCTTGCCTATCAAAGAATCTCTGCCGAACAGTTATTGTTGATAACAACCCATTCAGTTTCTTGTTGCAACCAATGAATGGAATTCCATGTGTTCCTTTCTCTGCAGGACAACCACAGGATGATCAGGTGATAAGAACTATATCCATTTATATGGGCAGTTCCTAACTGATGGTTCATATATCATCACTTATCTGACCGGCTCTACTTTTGTCTTGTGGTTCAATCAGCTTCTGGAGGTCATTCTTCCCCTCCTAAGGCACCTTGCACAGCAAAAAGATGTGCGACCTATTCTTTATGAGAAGTTCCATATGCCTGAATGGTTCCAAAAGCATGGAATCCCTAGTTCTAGTTGGACAAAGTAGGACACAAGGTTGTGCGCATGAAAACTGTATTCTCCTTTGGGGTGGTTGAAGAGGCAGCATTTTCTGTTGAAGGCAAAGCATGTCTTTGTCAAGCTCACAAGTTTTTTGTATAGCATCATTTGTACACAAGCAATTGGTGGAATGGCAAATCTCCGTTGTCTGAAGATCAATCAAACACATAAACCATTTGTCAGGATGTAGAAACTTTAAATTTCTGATTCTTATGTAATTCTGTTTATATTCTAGTTTTTGATGTTTTATGTATGTACCAAGTTCTGTAGAACCTGCTACCAATAATCATTTGCAGTTTATACATTCCCCGTGTTGCTCATTACTGCTGTGGAACAACTACCGTTTTATGATTTGCTTGCGTTATGTTCGTTTCCATTTCCAAACACAAACAGGTTTCGTGTGCCTTTATGTAGATCTCTTTTGGCTTAGCAGGTTAACACGCTTGAACTCGTCGCAGTTATTCTCTTCAATACATCCATCTTTTGGTCAAATTATGCCAGTGAAACTAATTGGGAAATGGAAGAAAGATATCCTTGCAAGTGAAAATATGGTATCTTTTGTAATGTAACTTTTTGATTTGTGCCATCCGTTTCTATTCGTTCAGTCTGCAGGTTGATCTGCAGGTTGATGCCTGCATGCAACCTACAGACGTTAAGAATGCTGCCCCGATTGAACAGAAATTATCTTCTGTTATCCAAATGAAGCTTCAAATTTGGGAGTTGCTACCACTTTGCAGCCTCGGGGTGTGCCCACCTAAACGACTcctttttaacttaaaatatagCTAAGGAGAGGGGGATTCTTCTAGtcactgcttcttcttcctcttcttcgtTTGCATTGTGATTCCTCTGCTTTTATCGACAGGGCTCCAGGTCATTAAGGATCAGAAAGTCGTCCAACACCGTGTCAGGAGGCTCCCAAGCCATCGATATCGCACAAGCTTTTTACAGCGATGACTGTCTCCGGGAAAAGCAACGGCTCCTAATTCTtgtaagtctctctctctctctctcttacgtGCATGCTTTTGTTGTAAGTCTGTCCTTAATTTCCCAGCAGACCACTGCCTCCTCCTCCAACCAAAACCTAACAAAATACTTATGATTTTAATTCCTTCTCCCCTCCTCGAGGTGGTTACAGGACATTTTCCCGGAAATTCTATTAGCTCACCTGCCTTGAGTCCATTTAGAAATGGTTAAACATGTCAACTCtgtgggtggggggggggggggggaggggctAAGATGATGATTCATTCAATCGCGTCTTCACCCGATTGGATTGTCTTTGGACATTTGCTCCTTCAGGCTCTCACTTGGTTTTTTCTTCCCTGTTTCCTTATACTAGTACTACTCTACACAAAGTCGAGCAAATGGGCCATCGCTCGCTATAATTAGATGAATACACACCCTCCTCTTTTGAGCTGTGCTGTCCTCCAGAAGcccattttctttataatttccTTCCTCGTTGCTCTCATACACAAATTGGCATAGAAAACACTTCTtcttaataacataaataataataataatatataagtCAGCGGGTCACATCACATTTGAGTTCACATTCACCGACTCTGGAGTATACCCGAAGCATTCCCTATCTACatcataaaaaaacaaataagtagAGAGacagtttctctctctctctctctctctctctctcaataaacATCATAAAGTTAATTGATTCTGAATCATACAGTAGACAACTGTGTTATGAACACCATTATTATACCCACCCGCCTGCCTTGAGGGAAAGAACCATTAACCATAATTTTGCGATACATGATCCAGATGAGCTCAAAGATTGTTCCAAACTGGTCAAAGTAAGCAACTGTTTGACAGTGtctttagtttttctttctttttctttttcttttttttttttgacgaAATGCCTCTTTGTAGGGAGGTCGTAGGATTGCGAGGCTCATCATGAGCTGAGCTCTAATGAAAATGACATTCTTTGGCGGAAACAGAAGATAATAGTAGTAGGAAGGAAGTTCCATCAAAATAGGCACACTTCTATGCACAAATTTGCAGAAAAGGAAAGGGCTGTTTCTGCTCCTATCTCATGATGGAATCGGAAATATTAATactttattgtatttatttatttgcacGTTATAAATTTATGATAAACAATGTCCCATACCCATGTGATTTAGCTAACATTTAGATTTAGTTGTCATAGTCATTGTCCTTTATTAATACAGCTGTTCAAACCCCTAAATGATAAActataaatcaataaatatatatatatatatatatctaaagaaACTGATAAACTTTATCCCATGGATCAACAAAGAACTGAACTGGCACACCAAATAGATTAGTTAGTGTTTAAAAAAGCGAAATCTTCAAAGATGGATGATATGATTGCCTTTTCTCTTTGATAGCAGAAAAATGTCAATCGCACCCACCAAGGttatgcaaaattaataatgcTTTTATATGAAACTGGTAACGTACCCGGAATTGCCTTTATTTGTGATTATTTCCTGGCTGTCTCATGCTATAACAtttgctatttttaatttaaattttttatttgttgttgtctataaataataataaatttatacttacAAGAGAATATCCGTCCCAAGCTTCTAGTCATTAAGAGATGCGAAAGAGGAAGCAGTTAGGGATGCGAGATGTCTCTCATGTAAGTATTCTGATTCTTAAATTAGTCTTCGCAAAAAAGTGTAAGAAAAAAAACAGAAGATTGTAGTTTGAGTAGAATTCTAATCTTGCTTCAATCGAAGGAATCACTCATTATTTATTGATGTTAAAGTTAATAAGTGAAAGAGTATCCATATTTGTTGGGATCATCTATTTCAGATTTCTAATCAGATATGTTGAAGGGAAGTTGATATATTCTTGAATTCAAGAGAGCCTTTTAAGAGTACCCTAGAGTAGTATTTAGAAGAGTCTTTCAAAAACTATTCTATAATGAAAGTCTTCCAAACTTTTCTTCTTAAACTTTTTTCTCTTGAACCTATCTTAGATGATGTGGTCTACTTTCTTAAACATAGCACTTTTATTAAttagtgattaaatttttacgTATTTTAACTCTAAAAAATAACACACAATAATACATTCTGtctgaaaataatatttatttattacatcaTAACTATTCTTTAAAaaagtaatatttatttattacatcaTAAACTGTTCCCTAAAAAGTAAATGAATAGGAAGAATGAAAATGATATTATGAGGCACGGTCGCGTCCATACGTGGAAATAGGTTTCACACTTTAATGGGTGGAGGGGAATGCGTGGCGATTCCAACTTTGTGTTTAACGACAAAATGGACATTAATTCCCAGAAGCAACAAGCATTAAGCAGTGATTGCATTATTTGTGTTAGAAACTTTCTCAGTAAACAAACAAGCACATGATTTTCCTTGGAAATGGTTAACTTCACAACAACACCCCCATCCCCTCCCCCAATCCCATGCGCAGTCATGAATTTATGTCTCTTTTGACCCCCCCATCATGTATGGACTATGATTCCCCCTCTCCCCCTATTCAACATGAaaatcttttccttcttctttattCTCTTTAAATAATCGCTTATTATGAccaacccccctccccccccccccccaaaaaaaaaagaaagaaatcctACCTTAAATTATTCCTAAATCACACCAATCGGATTATAGTAAATCCTtttaaaaacacttttaaataaTCCCTTTTctaaactattattattataaagaaacaaaaaaattaaaaaaattaccgATGTGCCACAATGATATTTTGAGTGACCATCATTGGCCACCTTTGAGTCGAGATTTTGTGTTTAGATCTAGGAttcaaacttaaattttttagtt
The sequence above is a segment of the Diospyros lotus cultivar Yz01 chromosome 7, ASM1463336v1, whole genome shotgun sequence genome. Coding sequences within it:
- the LOC127806137 gene encoding uncharacterized protein LOC127806137 isoform X2; translation: MGEMAQAETEVYATRSVQVWKTVLNWLAFFFHIFLQIVRGTPSLAQVFSYIGLGHQSLLPSDSSSFKPLPVVELPESPESAAALEITAGALAVPDESDHLPIQRLTVVLDLDETLVCAYETSSLPAIVHHQATEAGLKWFELDCLSSEKDREGKPKVNHVTVFERPGLGEFLKQLSEFADLVLFTAGLEGYARPLVDRIDFDNRFSHRLYRPSTISTEYREHVKDLSCLSKNLCRTVIVDNNPFSFLLQPMNGIPCVPFSAGQPQDDQLLEVILPLLRHLAQQKDVRPILYEKFHMPEWFQKHGIPSSSWTK
- the LOC127806137 gene encoding uncharacterized protein LOC127806137 isoform X1, whose product is MGEMAQAETEVYATRSVQVWKTVLNWLAFFFHIFLQIVRGTPSLAQVFSYIGLGHQSLLPSDSSSFKPLPVVELPESPESAAALEITAGALAVPDESDHLPIQRLTVVLDLDETLVCAYETSSLPAIVHHQATEAGLKWFELDCLSSEKDREGKPKVNHVTVFERPGLGEFLKQLSEFADLVLFTAGLEGYARPLVDRIDFDNRFSHRLYRPSTISTGGMGMCFSIPLTGTACVAVNLIGMKPGTPFLRDACTDAGLPLFCILKKDNLDAGHYQLVFQMKWNMESFVLDFFRNNTYRPVLNVFHSYEWNYNYIESGN